In Clostridium sp. JN-1, one genomic interval encodes:
- the spoVT gene encoding stage V sporulation protein T, producing MKATGIVRRIDDLGRVVIPKEIRRTLRIREGDPLEIFTDREGGVILKKYSPIGELSDFSKGYTESLQQVIGDIVMICDKDSIISLSGGTKKEYLEKKISSDIEKTIEERKSVNLDQEKTIALYDDEEAEGKYTAQVIAPIITEGDVIGAVIIASKEEDAKFGDVQIKLAETAASFLGKQME from the coding sequence ATGAAAGCAACAGGCATTGTTAGACGTATAGACGATTTAGGAAGGGTTGTAATACCAAAAGAAATAAGGAGAACTCTTAGAATAAGAGAAGGGGATCCACTTGAAATTTTTACAGATAGAGAAGGAGGAGTTATTTTAAAGAAGTATTCCCCAATTGGTGAATTAAGTGATTTTTCAAAAGGATATACAGAATCACTGCAGCAAGTTATAGGAGATATAGTTATGATATGTGATAAAGATAGTATTATATCACTAAGTGGGGGTACTAAAAAAGAATATTTAGAAAAGAAAATAAGCAGTGATATTGAAAAAACAATAGAAGAAAGAAAAAGTGTAAATTTAGATCAAGAAAAGACAATAGCCCTGTATGATGATGAAGAAGCAGAGGGAAAATATACAGCTCAGGTTATTGCACCTATAATAACAGAAGGTGATGTTATTGGAGCTGTGATAATAGCAAGTAAGGAAGAAGATGCAAAGTTTGGTGATGTACAAATCAAGTTAGCTGAAACTGCTGCATCATTCTTAGGAAAACAGATGGAGTAG
- a CDS encoding polysaccharide biosynthesis protein, with amino-acid sequence MKKQSLIEGTFILGLAGIIAKLLGLLFRWPLQMLIGDEGVGYYQMSFPLYMFFIAAASGIPVSVSKMVSERKAVGDDEGAIIVLRKAIILMFILGAGFTGLLLAFSKTIISFLKWDNKSYYSLVSIAVAPIFISIMSAFRGFFQGLQNMTCTAVSQVIEQIGRVVVGVGLAYLLLPKGIEYSAGGAALGAAAGGIFGGTYLIIKYAHVRREFHVGKIKDDVEVLSKLLYIAIPVSLGAAVSSIMSVIDSVLVPQKLLQAGFTYKQATILYGQLTGKAFILINVPLTLSAALCSSLIPIIAEAYILNRRSEVVNKVDIAIKLSMVIAIPSFLGLYNLAYPILNLIFPGQSDGFKILQYSSISIPFIVLAQTSTAVLQGTGRYAAPVLNLAVGCVVKSVITMFLVAVPEINIYGAVLGSIGGYIIASMLNMRLLKTSLNISIKWNDHFIKPLFASILMIIAVVIIYMNVYNYTMSSRLACLLAILSGIFIYLVLIIAMGIFKYDYIKNKIVRHNKYKA; translated from the coding sequence ATGAAAAAACAGTCCCTTATAGAAGGCACTTTTATTTTAGGGTTAGCAGGAATTATAGCCAAGCTACTTGGTTTATTATTTAGATGGCCGCTGCAAATGTTAATAGGAGATGAAGGTGTTGGATACTATCAAATGTCATTTCCACTTTATATGTTTTTTATTGCAGCAGCTTCAGGAATACCAGTTTCAGTCTCTAAGATGGTTTCTGAAAGGAAGGCAGTAGGTGATGATGAAGGTGCCATCATAGTCCTTAGAAAAGCTATTATACTGATGTTTATATTGGGGGCTGGGTTTACTGGATTATTACTTGCTTTTTCTAAAACAATTATAAGTTTTTTAAAGTGGGACAATAAGTCTTATTACTCATTGGTATCAATAGCAGTTGCACCTATATTTATTTCTATAATGAGTGCTTTTAGGGGATTCTTTCAGGGGCTGCAAAACATGACCTGTACTGCTGTATCACAAGTAATAGAGCAAATTGGAAGGGTAGTTGTAGGTGTTGGACTTGCCTACTTACTTCTTCCAAAGGGAATAGAATATTCAGCTGGAGGTGCAGCTTTAGGAGCAGCAGCTGGGGGAATATTTGGCGGTACATACCTTATAATAAAGTATGCACATGTGAGAAGGGAGTTCCATGTTGGGAAAATTAAAGATGATGTTGAGGTTTTAAGCAAGTTATTATATATAGCTATACCTGTATCACTTGGAGCAGCTGTAAGCAGTATAATGAGCGTTATAGACTCAGTACTTGTGCCTCAAAAGCTTTTGCAAGCAGGATTTACATACAAACAAGCTACCATATTATATGGACAGCTTACTGGTAAAGCTTTTATTTTGATAAATGTACCTTTAACTCTCTCAGCAGCACTGTGTTCGTCGTTAATCCCTATAATAGCGGAAGCTTACATACTAAACAGGAGATCTGAAGTTGTAAATAAAGTTGATATAGCAATTAAACTTTCAATGGTTATAGCAATACCGTCGTTTTTAGGATTATATAATCTAGCCTACCCTATTTTAAATTTAATTTTTCCCGGGCAATCTGACGGCTTTAAAATTTTGCAATACTCATCTATTTCAATTCCATTTATAGTATTAGCTCAAACATCAACTGCTGTACTTCAGGGAACTGGAAGGTATGCTGCCCCTGTTTTAAACTTAGCTGTTGGTTGTGTAGTTAAAAGTGTAATTACTATGTTTTTGGTTGCAGTACCTGAAATAAATATATATGGAGCTGTACTTGGAAGTATAGGAGGTTATATAATAGCTTCTATGCTTAATATGAGGCTTTTAAAGACTAGCTTAAATATTTCTATAAAGTGGAATGATCATTTTATAAAGCCCCTATTTGCTTCAATTTTAATGATAATAGCTGTTGTAATTATTTATATGAATGTCTATAATTATACCATGAGCAGCAGATTAGCATGCCTTTTGGCTATACTATCGGG